The following is a genomic window from Drosophila busckii strain San Diego stock center, stock number 13000-0081.31 chromosome 2L, ASM1175060v1, whole genome shotgun sequence.
ACTCTgtcttgtaaatatttgtcacagcgctctctctttttaaAGTGCGCCCACGCCGCACAAGTTGTAGATTATTACTTGGCCTGAATTATGTCAGACGCTGTCAGACGACTTAACATTGCTGCCATGTTATTAATCAAATGCTTAAAAGTAATTTCTCAGGCGCTGGCATTAATTTGATTGGTTTCTCAGGCCTGGAGGGCAACGaactgttaaataaatttagctcaaGCTACACAGCCACAAAGAGTTTAAGCCACAAAGGATGTAATTAACGATTAATGCGTTTAAAAAGCAATGTCAATTAAGCTGCTTATGTATGCGTCAGATAGGCAGCAAAAGCATAAAGtttatttcataataaaaaactttaataatttgcaaagcacaaacatttagttttgttttttagctgtCAAGCATTTGTGCCTTGCTCCAATTAAGCGCGCGCTACGCTTGAATGTTAATCGAGCGTGAgatttgtttacattgctgCGATGACATCAGTGTGGGTGggaaagcataaaaaaatagagAATAGCGTATTAAGCAGACTTAtgccaaaaagtatgcaataatttatggAATGTGCGTGAAGTGCGAGATAAGCGcaaaagctgaaaataaatgGAACTGTTTGTGCCACAACgcacctaaaaaaaaaaatgattgccTGTTTAATTTGCCAGCTGTCTGGCAAGTCAAGtagaatttgtttgtttgcaaaaatAGCTGCTCGAGTGAcctaaatataacaattacgTGCTGGCTAATTAAAGCTGCATGTGCATTTAGTtatatgcaataaacaaattaaagttactAACAATTGAGCatgctataattaataaaataaagttacatAGCGGCTAACTAGGCACACTTTGACTCTTTATATGCGTATGCAGCTTTCAAGTGAGCACTTGTTAGACCAAAACCATTTCTCAAGCGCTGTTGACCACGTCGGCAACGTTATGCGGCCGCACGTTCTCGAGTTCATAAACAGCTCTCTACTAATTggcaaaaaacaattgcaaaaaggTTGTTTGAGCTTGCGCTTGTTGATTGTTGCGCTGAAAACGCAGCTAATGATGGCACAATGGCAACACTAGTTGGCTGCtgactctcactctcactcgctctcccttttttttgcagctgtgtAGCCTCAACACAATTGCCACATAATGAACGCAGCCAGACAACTGCCAGCTGTTAGATTAAACGCTTCATAGTTGCGTCTTTATTCAAAGGTAGCTATGGCCTAATCTCTTTTCAATTGGCTTTCAATTTCTCAGCATTAAATTGTAAGAGCTTGCagctttaataataacaaaattatctTTTATGTGCCTAACTAAAGCATCAATAAGAACactaaaaataatgcagcataaatttaaaaagaaatatgcgATTTTCTAAGAATTTGAGCTATCagcagtttgcttttatttgcacaaaaggttcagcttcagcttttgtATGTTGCTCACCTTTATGGTAATTGAAgataatttgttagctttcTTTGTCTGCCAGCTGAATACCGAAGCTAAGCCACAACACGTATACGCCTGTTGGACGTGGTCACAGTGAAGCCTTTTTACGCAAAATGTATGCGTGTTTGTATTTCATATACATTAAATTCACCTTCAACAATGTGCgtgcattcaatttaattcgcAGAATTTGCCTTTGTGGGCATCAAAGCATAATAGACATTAACAAACGAAAAGAAATGCTTTTTGCTCAATAATTCCATTTCGTGTTGACAATCTAATAAAGATATTTATTGCCCGAGTGCATAAAATCCATTTTTCTCGCAGCGCTGAGCAAATTTATGcgaaaactttttgctgtttgccatgAAAGTTGAAAGCAACTTTGAATGGGCATATTTACAAGGCTTCTTAATCAATTGCGTGGCTAAGTGTGCGTACTCAATTGTCAACCATACGAATTTTCTATTGAGTGCAACAGTTATCAGTTTGgattaaatttcaagctttaGCCAATATAAATATCACTTTGGTATTTGCAAAGataacacacaaaatattttgcagcgcTGTTGTCGTAACATTTATCATTTTTATGTGCTCgctaaaattgtaaaataatatttggttGCTAACAAAACGAAAGAAAAACCGCGCTTGACACCAATATAGctagaaaaatacaaataaaactgcCATAAATAGAAGCAGGTGCAAATAATTCATTGCAGTTGCGCTTTTTGGCGctgatttgttattgttgctgcatcagagcttaaagttgctgcagttgcttttaGTGCTGCTGATATTTGTTATACCAAGTTCTTAATGCCTTTGAACTTTAACAGTTGTGCACCCCTTGTGCTTGACTACGTGTGAATAGCTGCATAAAAAAACAGCATAGGGGGTGCCACGCAAGTTTTTCTTTCAaccatttacatatattatttattttatacatcatatttttgcaaataatcAGAAGTAAGTGCGCTACGCACGCACGCAAGCATTTTTACACTTCGTTTGCTCTTAGTCTGCTGCTGAATTAAACGATTTTGCCAGCTCTTTACATTGTTGGTTAAATATCACGTAGCTCGCAGctcaaaattttcatttaaaaaaatactttttgcgCTTCCATATGAGATTTTCATTGTTTCCGCGTGTTTGCACAAACAACTGACTgtcaatatataaacaatttcttCTTTTGGTTTGTCGATTGCTTCTTGTTTACCGCCTGTTTGCGGTTATGCGACACTTTTGGGTTAACATGGCGTatgaataattgaattttttgtatattgccTTTGTGATTAATTGTATATACAACATGtgtgtgctggctgctggttgctgcatCACTTTCACGAaatatcaattgcaatttaaaccGCAAACCAGCTTacataacgtatacgcaacgtataCAAGTGTAATACTTTGATTAAGCATAGCTTGCTTGCCaatgaaattgttaaaaaatctacatacatttattgttattgatacATGCTGTCAATTATTTTGGGCAAAACATCAGAGTGCATATCCAATGCACGTCAACCtgtattataataaatgacaAATTGCCACGTTACAAGCTCAAGTCTGTAGCCTGCTCACATGCATGTATTTTtagcttgctgctgttgctgctgctgctgctgctgctgctgctgctgctgctgctgctgctattgattTGTATATTGCCTGTCAAAGccaataaatgttaaacagATCAAAAGAGCACAAGCGTTGATTGGGGCAATCATGTAGACAGCTCAGCTGACAGACAGGCTAACAAACTTATACAGAGTAGCAATTGataatattacgcatacgttaAGAgtgtttgttaataaaactaaatttaatgcgcGTACTCTAAACAAGTAAACACTTAACTCCAAgcgtataaatttgtaattccAATGCGCTGCCTCATTTCAAGTCCGCAGCAGGCTTTGGTCTAATCATTATTTGCACTGCTTGTAGCGTATAGCCCGCGCCATGCCACTCATCCCAATATATGCCATACTCCATGCTGTCGTAATAATCATCATTATGCGCATACTGTCCATTTAAATTGCTGAGCAAGAAAACAAAGTTAAGTGATAAGCAGCTAAATTGCTGGATAAACGCACCTTAGACCGCAATTGTTGAACCACCAGCCACCCAAACAAGTCTGCGCgcaattgtttttgctcttGTCGTTGTCCCGATCGAAAGTGCTAAACGACTGCTGCTCATTATCGCGCAGAGCATCGCCCGCATTGCCAGAGTATTCGCCCAGTTCGATGAGCGCATAATTCTCATACTCTGCGCCTATAACAAACCGATCGTAGTAAGCATGCGCTGTATCGTTATTAAAGTCTGTTAGCTGCACATAAAGCTCATGCGGTTGCGCATTAGTCAAGCGATAAAGTTTGTCCAGTCCAATGAAGAATTCGCCGTGCAATTCACCAAAGCCTGCTCTATAGTCTGACCAATCTCTGTAGAACTTAACGCTGCCATTGATGCGACGCTGCACCACAGTCCAGCCTGAGCCAGCTAACTGTGCATCACACAGCACCTCAAATGGCTCAGCAGCATCTACTTTAATGCTATGTACGCCAGTTGAGttaacaaatgccaaacagcTGTTGGGCTCGGCGtaggcggctgctgctcctcctgtTTTCAATTCATTGTTGTCAGCCTGCATAATTAGCtgatattttaataattcaatctgcttgctctgctctttAATCGTTGTCGTATAGTCATGCATTATAGCCATTGCCTGCTCCAGCTGATGATCTTTATCCTCCACCTCCGCTATGTACGTATTCAATTTATTCTGCATGCCTGTGATTTGATCCGCGTACATGCGATTTAGTTCTTGCGCCGCTTTATTCTCATGCTTACATTTTGTTAGATCgccatttatttgttgctttattaacGACTCTATGGCCATGTTTCGTTTCACTGTTAGCGCCTCTTCGatttcatttttgtatatagccTGCAGTTTCTCAATGTTATTCAACGAATTATGCAGCTGcgtttgtaaatttaaagcgcCCAACGAACTTTCGCCAGCACAAATTTGTTGCGCCAATAAACTGagcaacaatattaaaagcgGCTTGCACATTTTGTGTTTCgaactaaactaaaacttgCACGCAACAgctcaacaaataaatagcgATGATCATAACAAATATAATCAattcacaaacacacacacaacagactGAGTCtgtgatttttttatatttaatagatAAGCGGGGCTACGCTCTgaaagcagcggcagcagcagcacacttTCAATTGAAGCAAAGTTCAAATGGCAAAACACTGATATTTTAATacttgttaaaaaattaattaatgtgcaatttattattgtttcaGTTCTTGGAATTGCCACTAGTAGTGACTTAACTAATTAGTTTGATAGCATTGATGCaagctatatttataaaaaagcattgaaacagcttacaaaatttattttatattttataataatttatggcacatttatttgtattgtttgacttattttattatagagCATTTAAAATGCGTCTTAAATTAAGTTGCTCTCATTTTAAGTCgtgtatttcaatttttggGCATTGCTTATCAATTGAAGCTGACAGTGGCCTACAAAAAGCAATGtactacatatatacaaatacttGTTTGTTGCGCTGAGTGTAGTGTTTGTAATAAATACTGAAATCAATTTTTGGCTACGGTTTGAAACTCAACTCGACTTGAAGAACTGCTGAGCAAACAACATGAAACTTACAATCTTGATTGTATAGAATTAGAAATCAAGTCGATGAAGCGCATTGGgcaacagcaagcaagcagcagctgagcaaagCTATGAATACATGAATTGTTTAAATGCTGGCATTGCTATAGCATAGTCAACAACTTAACTTGCAACTAAGATGCAGATGCACAAACATTGCTGTGTAATATGcgaatgcaaataaacaaatttcgtATGCAAAggtgtgtgtgcagctgagATTTGAATTGCAGCGTAGAGCGCATCTAAGTAAacatagcaaatttaattccAAGCCGCTGGGCTTTAAGTCTGCAGCCAGCTGGAGTCATTAGCTAGAGGCGCTGGCATTTGCTTGTCAACTTACAGGGCTGCATAATTATGCCTGCCGCATGGCAACCAAAAGTCATTGACGTGTGCCTAAATGTCGCAATATCCTGGCTGCATCCTGTGCACTACAATGCGTATACACAATCTGTAGCTCTAGCTGGCAGCAGAATTAAAAAACTGCAGCCAGCGCCACGTCTGATTACTcgtatttaaaaaacaaaacgcatgtagccaaagcagcagacTCAATGGCACTAGCCAAAGGGGGGCGTAGCAGTCGGGGCTGGAGCCGCTTAACCATTGTCTAAGCACTGCGGgcacaacgacgacgacgacgacggcaacAGGATGCAGAAATCAACAGACAGTGCGATTATTTGTAATGGCAACAGAATGGCGCCCCGAGTGTTTACAGCAATTCATTGTCGCCCCCGCAACACGAGCGGGCGGGCGGGCGGTCTGGCGCACTGACAGTTGAAAGCGTTTGTTAAATGATGTTTTGCTcgacaaaatattaaagctttttgCCAGAGCGCTCTCTGACAGCCAGCAGACAATCAGATGAAACGAATGTGGTCACAAGGCACTGTTTGGAGTGCGGGCAGCCGCCCGCTTTGGCCCGCCAGTTGCCAGCATTAATTGGATTGGATTTCAGCTGTGGCCACATTtagttggctgctgcagcgttttCAGGTATTTTGTCGGTCAGTGTGTAAACAGCGACACAGGCACAGACAGCTTGAGAGTTTGCGTGTCCTTGCCTCCAGGCACTGGCAACTGCCTGAGGTCACTGAAGTAATTTTCAAAGTTGCGGCTACTTCAAGTTTACTTTGATATGTGCACAGGCGCACCGCAAATATTTACTCTAACGCAGGTATGACTTCAATACGAGCGAGCTGCAAggcaatacaaatacaaaatattgtgcaattttattgGCAACATGTTGACAAGCGCACATTAGAGACAAAGCCAAGTTAATAACTTTAAGTTATTGACTTGCAGACATTGCTTAAATGagcaatcaatttatttaatcaatttcacaaatgaatgtaaaaatcaatttcacaAATGAATGTAAAATGGTTTGCcagttgctttaattgtttgctagcTTGTCTATGCtcttagcaatttaattgcatattattgTAGCTAACTGAATATGCGCTTGGCTTGCCTTGGATTTttctcaaacatttttatgacgCTGCAAAGCCAAACACATGTGGAAAATTTTCGCATAACCCGCTGAGTCAGCGCTCGTGAAATTCAATTGGCGCACCGCGGCGTGCAAATCCTTTGGGGGCGTCTCTCGCTCACagtcaaaataataacaacagctaaCCCCAAAGGCAAAAACTAGATGTGGCACTGGCAGAGGattttgcttaaattcaaGGCTTACACAAACGCTTTGTGCGCCACTTGACTAGATAAGCAGTGAGCTAAGTGCCAAGgacacacgctgcgtatgagttatttattagaatttcAAGTCATTTTCAGCCCACACGcttggcattaaaataaatctctGCGCCTTTCGTACGTCTACTATATA
Proteins encoded in this region:
- the LOC108595812 gene encoding fibrinogen-like protein 1: MCKPLLILLLSLLAQQICAGESSLGALNLQTQLHNSLNNIEKLQAIYKNEIEEALTVKRNMAIESLIKQQINGDLTKCKHENKAAQELNRMYADQITGMQNKLNTYIAEVEDKDHQLEQAMAIMHDYTTTIKEQSKQIELLKYQLIMQADNNELKTGGAAAAYAEPNSCLAFVNSTGVHSIKVDAAEPFEVLCDAQLAGSGWTVVQRRINGSVKFYRDWSDYRAGFGELHGEFFIGLDKLYRLTNAQPHELYVQLTDFNNDTAHAYYDRFVIGAEYENYALIELGEYSGNAGDALRDNEQQSFSTFDRDNDKSKNNCAQTCLGGWWFNNCGLSNLNGQYAHNDDYYDSMEYGIYWDEWHGAGYTLQAVQIMIRPKPAADLK